One window from the genome of Gemmatimonadaceae bacterium encodes:
- a CDS encoding HEAT repeat domain-containing protein has protein sequence MKIHRALSLASSALVLAMLAFTSSAHAQSSLARRISSAREGRVQFSFAARPGVCGNGRSYIQTGPNSYSGSWDDGRRPDPCVAGPVRVVLDRADRDVISIQTYVGPPSVDAGTTDLGTVRPEEAADYLFSLAREEEGRVGREAVMPAMLADAGDMSGDLLAIGRDASRPRETRRSALSWLGQTAGLEGAISPKVSDALLQLARDESDNMDVRRTALGVLSRLDHGAGIPPLIELARANLSGDRTWLSKESLGALARSGDPRARDFLRSVVQRTDVPDDVLYTAIRGLGTEYATGRDADLLRQIYPRLTGDHSRDAVLSALAEVGGTENTRWLLGIARDENAPIATRRRALSYASRAGVPTADLVKLYDTTTDPQMKEALISFYVQSGDKLAVDKLLAIAKNDENPGIRRRTIAQLSRSEDPRVKEFLKDLIER, from the coding sequence ATGAAAATTCATCGCGCTCTTTCCTTGGCGAGCAGCGCTCTCGTGCTCGCGATGCTTGCCTTTACGTCCTCCGCTCACGCCCAGTCGTCGCTTGCTCGCCGCATCTCCTCGGCCCGCGAGGGACGCGTCCAATTCAGTTTTGCCGCACGACCGGGAGTGTGCGGCAACGGCCGCAGCTACATCCAGACGGGACCGAACAGTTATTCGGGGTCGTGGGACGACGGCCGCCGCCCCGATCCTTGCGTCGCCGGACCGGTGCGGGTCGTGCTCGACCGCGCCGACCGCGACGTCATTTCGATCCAGACCTATGTCGGGCCACCGAGCGTGGATGCTGGCACGACCGACCTGGGTACGGTGCGTCCCGAAGAGGCCGCGGACTACCTTTTCTCGCTCGCTCGCGAGGAGGAAGGGCGCGTCGGTCGGGAAGCGGTCATGCCCGCAATGCTGGCCGATGCGGGCGACATGAGCGGCGACCTGCTCGCGATCGGCCGCGACGCCTCACGTCCCCGCGAGACGCGTCGATCGGCGCTCTCGTGGCTCGGACAGACGGCGGGGCTCGAGGGAGCGATCTCGCCCAAAGTGAGCGATGCGCTGCTCCAGCTCGCGCGCGACGAGAGCGACAACATGGATGTGCGTCGCACGGCGTTAGGCGTTCTGTCCCGCCTCGACCATGGCGCGGGCATACCGCCACTCATCGAACTCGCGCGCGCCAACCTGTCCGGCGATCGAACCTGGCTCTCGAAGGAATCGCTCGGCGCCCTCGCGCGTTCGGGTGACCCGCGTGCCCGCGATTTCTTGCGGAGTGTCGTTCAGCGCACCGACGTTCCCGACGACGTTCTCTACACCGCGATCCGCGGGCTCGGCACCGAATACGCCACCGGGCGAGACGCGGACCTGTTGCGTCAGATCTACCCGCGCCTGACAGGTGACCATTCACGCGACGCAGTATTGTCGGCACTCGCCGAGGTCGGCGGCACCGAGAACACCCGCTGGCTCTTGGGCATCGCGCGCGACGAGAACGCGCCGATCGCGACCCGGCGCCGCGCGCTTTCCTACGCCTCGCGCGCTGGCGTGCCGACCGCCGATCTCGTGAAGCTCTATGACACGACTACCGATCCGCAGATGAAGGAGGCGCTGATCAGCTTCTACGTGCAGAGCGGCGACAAGCTCGCCGTCGACAAGCTGCTCGCAATCGCCAAGAACGACGAGAACCCCGGCATCCGCCGCCGCACCATTGCCCAACTTTCACGCTCCGAGGACCCGCGCGTGAAGGAGTTCCTCAAGGACCTGATCGAACGGTAG
- a CDS encoding Yip1 family protein translates to MSEPNVAAAAPPASLWEDFVDIFFSPASVFRRRERGSWLIPLLIVTVAIGIIAIASRGVLQPVMDAEFERAADQLRKNPQITEEMIERTRGFSNFAATWGPIILTPIAAIIVGFMTWLVAKLVDSRQTLNAALVVAAYSFVPRIVQSIFNAVQGLLLKPDQLNGVVKLSLGPARFVDLATTKPIVVQLLNRFDLFTIWVTILLAIGVYATGRVSKQQAAIAGVLFWIVGAIPAVLGALRQS, encoded by the coding sequence GTGTCCGAACCTAACGTCGCAGCCGCTGCTCCCCCGGCCTCTCTGTGGGAGGACTTCGTCGACATTTTCTTCTCGCCGGCGAGTGTCTTTCGTCGTCGTGAGCGCGGGAGCTGGCTGATTCCGCTGCTCATCGTCACGGTTGCGATCGGCATCATCGCCATTGCGAGCCGTGGCGTGTTGCAGCCGGTGATGGATGCGGAGTTCGAGCGCGCCGCCGACCAGTTGCGCAAGAATCCACAGATCACCGAAGAAATGATCGAGCGCACGCGGGGATTCTCGAACTTCGCGGCCACGTGGGGACCGATCATCCTCACGCCGATCGCCGCGATCATCGTCGGCTTCATGACGTGGCTCGTCGCTAAGCTCGTCGATTCGCGGCAGACGCTGAACGCGGCGCTCGTTGTCGCGGCTTACTCGTTTGTCCCGCGGATTGTGCAATCGATCTTCAATGCCGTTCAAGGACTCCTTTTGAAACCAGATCAACTCAACGGCGTGGTGAAGCTCTCGCTGGGGCCGGCACGGTTCGTCGACCTCGCGACCACCAAACCCATTGTTGTGCAACTTCTCAACCGCTTCGATCTGTTCACAATCTGGGTAACGATCCTGCTCGCCATCGGCGTGTACGCGACCGGTCGCGTCTCGAAGCAACAGGCCGCGATCGCGGGCGTGCTGTTCTGGATCGTTGGCGCGATTCCGGCCGTCCTCGGAGCGCTGAGACAGTCGTAG
- a CDS encoding SPFH domain-containing protein has protein sequence MGLRDFISKQFIDVIQWTETGDGVLAYRYPMQDMEIQYGAQLTVRESQMALFVNEGKAADAFKPGLHTLETRTLPILTNLRNWDKAFQSPFKSDVYFFSTRLQTNQKWGTPNPIAIRDKDFGMIRLRGFGVYSYRMVNPLLFHQKVSGTRDLYTVADLDGHLRNTIVGRVSDAFAQSKIPFLDMASNLNALSQSLTGQLASIFTDLGLGLDAFVVENLSLPEELQQKLDERIGMNIVGNLRDYTQYQVAQSMPTAAANPGGGAGLGAGLGAGLAMGKTIADALNPNTTPPAGPTAAGGAATKFCTNCGTSIPRTAKFCSECGTAQS, from the coding sequence ATGGGGCTCCGCGACTTCATCAGCAAACAGTTCATCGACGTCATCCAGTGGACCGAGACCGGTGACGGTGTCCTCGCGTATCGATATCCGATGCAGGACATGGAGATTCAGTACGGCGCCCAGCTCACCGTTCGCGAATCGCAGATGGCGCTGTTCGTGAACGAGGGAAAGGCCGCGGATGCGTTCAAGCCCGGACTCCATACCCTCGAGACGCGGACGCTGCCGATCCTTACGAATCTTCGAAACTGGGACAAGGCATTTCAGTCGCCGTTCAAATCGGACGTCTACTTCTTCTCGACGCGACTCCAGACGAATCAGAAGTGGGGAACGCCCAATCCGATCGCGATTCGCGACAAGGATTTCGGGATGATCCGACTGCGCGGGTTCGGCGTGTACTCGTACCGCATGGTGAACCCGCTTCTCTTTCATCAGAAGGTCAGTGGGACACGCGACCTGTACACGGTCGCGGACCTCGACGGTCACCTGCGTAACACGATCGTTGGCCGAGTGTCGGATGCGTTCGCGCAGAGCAAGATTCCCTTTCTCGACATGGCGTCGAATCTCAACGCGCTCTCGCAATCCTTGACCGGACAGTTGGCGTCGATCTTCACCGATCTCGGGCTCGGGCTCGACGCGTTCGTGGTCGAGAATCTCTCGCTTCCCGAGGAGCTGCAGCAGAAGCTCGACGAGCGGATCGGAATGAACATCGTCGGCAACTTACGCGACTACACCCAGTATCAGGTGGCGCAATCGATGCCCACCGCGGCGGCGAATCCCGGTGGGGGCGCCGGACTTGGTGCCGGCTTGGGAGCTGGTCTAGCGATGGGAAAGACGATTGCCGATGCGCTCAACCCCAACACGACGCCACCGGCAGGACCTACCGCTGCCGGCGGAGCCGCGACCAAATTCTGCACGAATTGCGGAACATCGATCCCGCGGACCGCGAAGTTCTGCTCGGAGTGCGGTACGGCTCAGTCGTAA